In Camelina sativa cultivar DH55 chromosome 16, Cs, whole genome shotgun sequence, a single window of DNA contains:
- the LOC104749991 gene encoding probable LRR receptor-like serine/threonine-protein kinase At2g28960 isoform X1: MGCHCKLLLAVSVGIFAIIHIVQAQPDQQGFISLDCGLPPGESPYTDPVTGLTFSSDADFIQSGKRGEPGDTVTYIYRQYKDLRYFPDGIRNCYNLTVNKGTNYLIRAGFSYGNYDGLNVYPKFDLHVGPNMWIAVDLDNDDDREIIYMSKSNLLQICLVKTGSTIPMISTLELRPLRNDSYMTQLGPLNLIYRRAYTGNSGGFIRYPDDVFDRKWVPYNWFETNVNTTLNVTSSNPFVVPDAVSRSGISPKNITLPLGFYMFTNDDSDKVNVYFHFAEIQTLNANDTREFDILLDGDIIHKAYSPKVLQSETKYNISPQKCGFGSCDLDLVRTQRSTLPPLINAIEAFTVLDFPYAETNPDDVAAMKNIQESYGLNIISWQGDPCVPELLKWEDLKCSYTNKSTPPRIISLDLSSHGLKGVITHAFQNLTELQKLDLSNNSLTGEVPEFLASMKSLSIINLNWNDLTGPLPKTFHDREKSGLKLTIQGNPRVCADASCKSNNQKYVLPVVASAASVLIIIAVVILILVFKKKRPIQVASSSTVQHVLPTSRQSIITQTKRFTYSEVAALTDNFERVLGEGGFGVVYHGSLNGTQPIAVKLLSQSSVQGYKEFKAEVELLLRVHHVNLVSLVGYCDEEGHLALLYEYAPNGDLKQHLAGERGGSPLKWSSRLKIVVETAQGLEYLHTGCQPPMVHRDVKTTNILLDEHFQAKLADFGLSRSFPIGGETHVSTAVAGTPGYLDPEYYRTNRLNEKSDVYSFGIVLLEIITSRPVIQQTREKPHIAAWVGYMLSKGDIENVVDPRLNKDYESTSVWKALEIAMSCVNPSSEKRPTMSQVTNELKQCLTLDNSKRGGREDMGSRSSAEMSTSFTTEIIPKAR, translated from the exons GATTCATCAGTTTAGATTGTGGTTTACCTCCTGGTGAGTCTCCTTATACCGACCCAGTAACCGGTCTAACATTTTCGTCTGATGCTGATTTCATCCAAAGCGGTAAACGTGGTGAACCTGGGGATACTGTGACTTATATCTACAGGCAATACAAGGATCTAAGATATTTTCCGGATGGAATACGAAACTGCTATAATCTAACAGTAAACAAGGGAACCAACTATCTAATAAGAGCTGGTTTCTCATATGGAAATTATGATGGTCTTAATGTGTATCCCAAATTTGATTTACATGTTGGGCCTAACATGTGGATCGCGGTGGATTTGGATAACGACGATGATCGTGAGATCATTTACATGTCAAAGTCAAATTTATTGCAGATTTGTCTTGTCAAGACAGGATCAACTATACCAATGATATCAACCTTGGAACTACGGCCATTAAGAAATGATTCTTATATGACACAACTTGGTCCCTTGAACCTAATATACCGTCGGGCCTATACAGGCAATTCTGGTGGCTTTATACG ATATCCTGATGATGTCTTTGATCGAAAATGGGTTCCATATAACTGGTTTGAAACGAACGTAAACACCACTCTCAACGTGACTTCCAGTAATCCTTTTGTAGTGCCAGATGCTGTAAGCAGGTCGGGTATCTCCCCTAAAAATATCACCTTACCATTGGGGTTTTACATGTTTACTAACGATGATAGTGACAAAGTTAATGTCTACTTTCATTTCGCCGAGATCCAAACCCTAAATGCAAATGATACTAGGGAGTTTGACATTTTGTTGGATGGAGATATTATTCATAAAGCTTATAGTCCTAAGGTGTTACAATCGGAAACAAAATACAACATATCTCCACAAAAATGCGGATTTGGCTCCTGCGACTTAGACCTTGTAAGAACTCAAAGATCAACTCTTCCACCACTGATTAATGCTATTGAGGCATTCACGGTTTTGGATTTTCCATATGCTGAAACAAATCCAGACGATG TCGCTGCTATGAAAAATATCCAAGAAAGTTATGGATTGAACATAATAAGTTGGCAGGGAGATCCTTGCGTCCCTGAACTCTTAAAATGGGAGGATCTAAAGTGCAGCTACACAAATAAGTCCACTCCTCCAAGAATTATTTCCTT AGATTTATCATCCCACGGATTGAAAGGAGTCATAACACATGCCTTCCAAAATTTGACTGAGCTTCAAAAATT gGACTTATCAAATAACAGTTTGACCGGAGAGGTGCCCGAGTTTCTAGCCAGCATGAAATCATTATCGATCAT AAACTTAAATTGGAACGATCTTACGGGTCCTCTTCCCAAAACTTTTCATGATAGAGAAAAGAGTGGGCTAAAGCTAAC GATCCAAGGAAACCCGAGGGTTTGTGCTGATGCGTCATGCAAAAGTAACAATCAAAAGTACGTTTTACCAGTGGTTGCATCAGCAGCTTCTGTGCTCATTATTATAGCTGTGGTGATTCTAATTCTcgttttcaaaaagaaaaggccAATACAAG TTGCTTCCTCATCGACAGTTCAACACGTGCTACCAACAAGTAGGCAGTCCATAATTACGCAGACAAAAAGATTCACCTATTCAGAGGTAGCGGCACTGACTGACAACTTTGAAAGAGTTCTAGGAGAAGGAGGGTTCGGAGTAGTGTATCATGGTTCTTTAAATGGTACGCAACCAATAGCTGTTAAACTACTCTCTCAATCTTCAGTACAAGGCTATAAGGAATTCAAAGCAGAG GTTGAACTTCTTTTGAGAGTTCACCACGTCAATTTGGTTAGTTTGGTTGGATACTGTGACGAAGAAGGCCACTTGGCCCTCCTTTATGAGTATGCACCCAACGGAGACTTAAAACAGCATCTCGCAG gaGAACGTGGTGGCTCTCCATTGAAGTGGTCAAGTAGACTAAAAATTGTCGTGGAAACTGCACAAG GATTAGAATACTTACATACGGGTTGCCAACCTCCAATGGTACATCGCGAtgtcaaaacaacaaatattctTTTAGACGAACATTTCCAAGCAAAACTTGCAGATTTTGGCCTGTCAAGATCTTTTCCAATTGGAGGTGAAACTCATGTTTCAACTGCTGTTGCTGGAACTCCTGGATATTTGGATCCTGA ATATTATCGAACAAATAGGTTGAATGAAAAGAGTGATGTATACAGCTTTGGGATTGTATTATTGGAGATCATCACAAGTCGACCTGTTATTCAGCAAACCAGAGAAAAGCCGCACATAGCAGCATGGGTGGGATACATGCTGTCTAAGGGAGATATTGAAAATGTTGTGGATCCAAGACTCAATAAAGATTATGAGTCTACTTCTGTTTGGAAGGCTCTTGAGATAGCAATGTCTTGCGTGAATCCTTCTTCAGAGAAAAGACCAACCATGTCTCAAGTTACTAATGAACTAAAACAATGTCTAACATTAGACAACTCAAAGCGAGGAGGGAGAGAAGACATGGGATCAAGAAGTTCTGCTGAAATGAGCACAAGCTTCACAACCGAAATTATCCCTAAAGCACGCTAA
- the LOC104749991 gene encoding probable LRR receptor-like serine/threonine-protein kinase At2g28960 isoform X2: protein MWIAVDLDNDDDREIIYMSKSNLLQICLVKTGSTIPMISTLELRPLRNDSYMTQLGPLNLIYRRAYTGNSGGFIRYPDDVFDRKWVPYNWFETNVNTTLNVTSSNPFVVPDAVSRSGISPKNITLPLGFYMFTNDDSDKVNVYFHFAEIQTLNANDTREFDILLDGDIIHKAYSPKVLQSETKYNISPQKCGFGSCDLDLVRTQRSTLPPLINAIEAFTVLDFPYAETNPDDVAAMKNIQESYGLNIISWQGDPCVPELLKWEDLKCSYTNKSTPPRIISLDLSSHGLKGVITHAFQNLTELQKLDLSNNSLTGEVPEFLASMKSLSIINLNWNDLTGPLPKTFHDREKSGLKLTIQGNPRVCADASCKSNNQKYVLPVVASAASVLIIIAVVILILVFKKKRPIQVASSSTVQHVLPTSRQSIITQTKRFTYSEVAALTDNFERVLGEGGFGVVYHGSLNGTQPIAVKLLSQSSVQGYKEFKAEVELLLRVHHVNLVSLVGYCDEEGHLALLYEYAPNGDLKQHLAGERGGSPLKWSSRLKIVVETAQGLEYLHTGCQPPMVHRDVKTTNILLDEHFQAKLADFGLSRSFPIGGETHVSTAVAGTPGYLDPEYYRTNRLNEKSDVYSFGIVLLEIITSRPVIQQTREKPHIAAWVGYMLSKGDIENVVDPRLNKDYESTSVWKALEIAMSCVNPSSEKRPTMSQVTNELKQCLTLDNSKRGGREDMGSRSSAEMSTSFTTEIIPKAR, encoded by the exons ATGTGGATCGCGGTGGATTTGGATAACGACGATGATCGTGAGATCATTTACATGTCAAAGTCAAATTTATTGCAGATTTGTCTTGTCAAGACAGGATCAACTATACCAATGATATCAACCTTGGAACTACGGCCATTAAGAAATGATTCTTATATGACACAACTTGGTCCCTTGAACCTAATATACCGTCGGGCCTATACAGGCAATTCTGGTGGCTTTATACG ATATCCTGATGATGTCTTTGATCGAAAATGGGTTCCATATAACTGGTTTGAAACGAACGTAAACACCACTCTCAACGTGACTTCCAGTAATCCTTTTGTAGTGCCAGATGCTGTAAGCAGGTCGGGTATCTCCCCTAAAAATATCACCTTACCATTGGGGTTTTACATGTTTACTAACGATGATAGTGACAAAGTTAATGTCTACTTTCATTTCGCCGAGATCCAAACCCTAAATGCAAATGATACTAGGGAGTTTGACATTTTGTTGGATGGAGATATTATTCATAAAGCTTATAGTCCTAAGGTGTTACAATCGGAAACAAAATACAACATATCTCCACAAAAATGCGGATTTGGCTCCTGCGACTTAGACCTTGTAAGAACTCAAAGATCAACTCTTCCACCACTGATTAATGCTATTGAGGCATTCACGGTTTTGGATTTTCCATATGCTGAAACAAATCCAGACGATG TCGCTGCTATGAAAAATATCCAAGAAAGTTATGGATTGAACATAATAAGTTGGCAGGGAGATCCTTGCGTCCCTGAACTCTTAAAATGGGAGGATCTAAAGTGCAGCTACACAAATAAGTCCACTCCTCCAAGAATTATTTCCTT AGATTTATCATCCCACGGATTGAAAGGAGTCATAACACATGCCTTCCAAAATTTGACTGAGCTTCAAAAATT gGACTTATCAAATAACAGTTTGACCGGAGAGGTGCCCGAGTTTCTAGCCAGCATGAAATCATTATCGATCAT AAACTTAAATTGGAACGATCTTACGGGTCCTCTTCCCAAAACTTTTCATGATAGAGAAAAGAGTGGGCTAAAGCTAAC GATCCAAGGAAACCCGAGGGTTTGTGCTGATGCGTCATGCAAAAGTAACAATCAAAAGTACGTTTTACCAGTGGTTGCATCAGCAGCTTCTGTGCTCATTATTATAGCTGTGGTGATTCTAATTCTcgttttcaaaaagaaaaggccAATACAAG TTGCTTCCTCATCGACAGTTCAACACGTGCTACCAACAAGTAGGCAGTCCATAATTACGCAGACAAAAAGATTCACCTATTCAGAGGTAGCGGCACTGACTGACAACTTTGAAAGAGTTCTAGGAGAAGGAGGGTTCGGAGTAGTGTATCATGGTTCTTTAAATGGTACGCAACCAATAGCTGTTAAACTACTCTCTCAATCTTCAGTACAAGGCTATAAGGAATTCAAAGCAGAG GTTGAACTTCTTTTGAGAGTTCACCACGTCAATTTGGTTAGTTTGGTTGGATACTGTGACGAAGAAGGCCACTTGGCCCTCCTTTATGAGTATGCACCCAACGGAGACTTAAAACAGCATCTCGCAG gaGAACGTGGTGGCTCTCCATTGAAGTGGTCAAGTAGACTAAAAATTGTCGTGGAAACTGCACAAG GATTAGAATACTTACATACGGGTTGCCAACCTCCAATGGTACATCGCGAtgtcaaaacaacaaatattctTTTAGACGAACATTTCCAAGCAAAACTTGCAGATTTTGGCCTGTCAAGATCTTTTCCAATTGGAGGTGAAACTCATGTTTCAACTGCTGTTGCTGGAACTCCTGGATATTTGGATCCTGA ATATTATCGAACAAATAGGTTGAATGAAAAGAGTGATGTATACAGCTTTGGGATTGTATTATTGGAGATCATCACAAGTCGACCTGTTATTCAGCAAACCAGAGAAAAGCCGCACATAGCAGCATGGGTGGGATACATGCTGTCTAAGGGAGATATTGAAAATGTTGTGGATCCAAGACTCAATAAAGATTATGAGTCTACTTCTGTTTGGAAGGCTCTTGAGATAGCAATGTCTTGCGTGAATCCTTCTTCAGAGAAAAGACCAACCATGTCTCAAGTTACTAATGAACTAAAACAATGTCTAACATTAGACAACTCAAAGCGAGGAGGGAGAGAAGACATGGGATCAAGAAGTTCTGCTGAAATGAGCACAAGCTTCACAACCGAAATTATCCCTAAAGCACGCTAA